In Gossypium arboreum isolate Shixiya-1 chromosome 5, ASM2569848v2, whole genome shotgun sequence, a single genomic region encodes these proteins:
- the LOC128292707 gene encoding putative F-box protein At1g67390 has translation MATNDFISNLHNEVLARIISDLPAIEAIRTTILSKRWKDLWRIVHLLSSCRNGDLEKWIKYLTSEKKVQELAFRCDDFQQEFYRRSHSGRGLNLPSGIFSCETLQSLEFTHYSIRSDSPFHHCHNLKTLKLYHCAISTETLEAIVSSCDLLEYLSVCYSPFRLKQVRIFSQTVKTVELVSLRSQGIYLSTQSLGVLVLHSMKFQAKNLVIHAPNLRVFTATRKPITKNSDNITKIAEILEYCTHLLESRSEIEEATRDYSSVNNRLPYPETKLWEKRGLCDCITFTLKQVSIKGFKGKDGEMEFPRHLITKGAKLKRIEIWCNHDCSREGGEATLGLLSLPRSSIDVSILLKPPPQFDGSFGRWVSTLN, from the exons ATGGCGACGAATGATTTCATCAGCAACCTTCACAACGAAGTTTTGGCTAGGATTATATCAGACTTACCAGCCATTGAAGCAATAAGAACAACTATTTTATCAAAACGATGGAAGGATTTATGGAG AATCGTTCATCTTTTAAGTAGTTGCAGAAACGGTGATCTTGAGAAGTGGATTAAATATCTTACATCCGAGAAGAAAGTGCAAGAATTGGCTTTCCGTTGCGATGATTTTCAACAAGAGTTTTATAGAAGAAGCCATTCTGGACGGGGTCTGAATTTACCGTCTGGGATTTTTTCATGTGAAACTCTGCAATCACTTGAGTTCACACATTACAGTATCCGATCCGATTCCCCTTTTCACCATTGCCATAACCTCAAAACCTTGAAACTTTATCACTGCGCTATTAGCACTGAAACCCTTGAAGCAATCGTTTCTAGCTGTGATCTTTTGGAATATTTGAGCGTTTGTTATTCCCCCTTCAGGTTAAAACAGGTTCGGATCTTTAGCCAAACGGTTAAGACTGTGGAGCTGGTATCATTGCGTTCGCAGGGCATTTATTTATCTACCCAATCTCTTGGTGTTTTGGTGCTTCATTCTATGAAATTTCAAGCCAAAAATTTGGTTATCCATGCTCCAAATCTTAGGGTTTTTACTGCAACTCGCAAGCccataactaaaaattcagacAATATCACCAAGATTGCTGAAATTCTAGAGTATTGCACTCATCTCTTG GAAAGTAGAAGTGAAATAGAGGAAGCAACAAGGGATTACAGTAGTGTAAACAACCGACTGCCATATCCAGAGACAAAGCTATGGGAGAAAAGAGGGTTGTGCGATTGTATTACATTCACActaaaacaagtatccattaagGGATTCAAAGGGAAAGATGGGGAAATGGAATTCCCAAGGCATCTGATTACGAAAGGTGCCAAGTTGAAGAGAATAGAGATTTGGTGTAACCATGACTGCTCTAGAGAAGGAGGTGAGGCAACTCTTGGTTTACTTTCACTGCCTAGATCCTCCATTGATGTCTCCATTCTTCTTAAACCGCCACCCCAATTTGATGGTAGTTTTGGAAGATGGGTCTCAACCCTAAACtag
- the LOC108450852 gene encoding putative F-box protein At1g67390, translating to MATDDFISNLPDEVLARIISGLPAIEAIRTTILSKRLKDVWRNVFRLDFDPKGVKKLSPRKQAVPAPNQRRSTVPVIQFGSNVCHDDGDDFDDTDKREEIARVVKNIDNVLLSHERNLISCRIVHLSNSYRNGDLEKWIKYLTSEKEVQELAFLCDDYQHEFHPKSLFGLGLNLPSGIFSCRTLQSLEFTNYDIRFHRPFHHCHNLKTLKLYHCDISTETLEAIVSSCGFMEHLSVCSSTSSLKQVRIFSQTVKTVELESLDLEGIYLSTQSLGALVLHSMKFPAKSMVIHAPNLRVFTATRKPITKNPYNFTRPSKQTKIAEILEYCTHLLTPVNYKANDPMEDPNLFKNLRELTIDLDLNDRREMLILCIVLQRCLSLHQLEINIKESRSEIEEATRNYSSVNNRLPYPETKLWEQRELCDCITFTLRHVSIKGFNGKDGEMEFPRHLITKCAKLERLEIWCNHDWSSEGGKATLGLLSLPRSSIDVSILLKPPPNLLVVLEDGSQP from the exons ATGGCGACGGATGATTTCATCAGTAACCTTCCCGACGAAGTTTTGGCTAGGATTATATCAGGCTTACCAGCCATTGAAGCAATAAGAACAACTATTTTATCAAAACGATTGAAGGATGTATGGAGGAATGTTTTCCGTTTAGATTTCGATCCAAAAGGAGTGAAGAAATTATCACCAAGAAAACAGGCTGTTCCTGCTCCAAATCAACGCAGATCTACGGTTCCAGTAATACAATTTGGATCCAATGTTTGCCATGACGATGGTGATGATTTTGATGATACTGATAAGAGGGAAGAGATTGCCCGAGTTGTTAAGAATATCGATAATGTATTGTTATCTCATGAACGTAACTTGATTAGTTGCAGAATCGTTCATCTCTCCAATAGTTACAGAAACGGTGATCTTGAGAAGTGGATTAAATATCTTACATCCGAGAAGGAAGTGCAAGAATTGGCTTTCCTTTGCGATGATTATCAACATGAGTTTCATCCAAAAAGCCTATTCGGATTGGGTCTGAATTTACCGTCTGGGATTTTTTCATGTAGAACTCTGCAATCACTTGAGTTCACAAATTACGATATCAGATTCCATCGCCCTTTTCACCATTGCCATAACCTCAAAACCTTGAAACTCTATCACTGTGATATTAGCACTGAAACCCTTGAAGCAATCGTTTCTAGCTGTGGTTTTATGGAACATTTGAGCGTTTGTTCTTCCACCTCCAGTTTAAAACAGGTTCGGATCTTTAGCCAAACGGTTAAGACTGTGGAGCTGGAATCATTGGATTTGGAGGGGATTTATTTATCTACCCAATCTCTTGGTGCTTTGGTTCTTCATTCTATGAAATTTCCAGCCAAAAGTATGGTTATCCATGCTCCAAATCTTAGGGTTTTTACTGCCACTCGCAAGCCCATAACTAAAAATCCATACAATTTCACCCGTCCTTCAAAACAGACCAAGATTGCTGAAATTCTAGAGTATTGCACTCATCTCTTG ACACCTGTAAATTATAAAGCTAATGATCCAATGGAAGACCCAAATCTGTTTAAGAATTTGAGGGAGCTAACCATTGATTTAGACTTGAACGATAGAAGGGAAATGTTGATCCTCTGTATCGTTCTACAACGCTGCCTTAGTCTACACCAACTTGAAATCAACATAAAG GAAAGCAGAAGTGAAATAGAGGAAGCAACAAGGAATTACAGTAGTGTAAACAACCGACTGCCATATCCAGAGACAAAGCTATGGGAGCAAAGGGAGCTGTGCGATTGTATTACATTCACACTAAGACATGTATCCATTAAGGGATTCAACGGGAAAGATGGGGAAATGGAATTCCCAAGGCATCTGATTACGAAATGTGCCAAGTTGGAGAGATTAGAGATTTGGTGCAACCATGACTGGTCCAGTGAAGGAGGTAAGGCAACTCTTGGTTTACTTTCACTGCCTAGATCCTCCATTGATGTCTCCATTCTTCTTAAACCGCCACCCAATTTGTTGGTAGTTTTGGAAGATGGGTCTCAACCCtag